Proteins encoded in a region of the Prunus persica cultivar Lovell chromosome G4, Prunus_persica_NCBIv2, whole genome shotgun sequence genome:
- the LOC18778209 gene encoding ABC transporter G family member 10 isoform X1 gives MELPVTMPVSGGQITTPYRIETRNLGYKLCTQFDEMKFVCCATSRRVPSFILKDVNCEARPVEITAIAGPSGAGKTTLLEILAGKISPKKVCGQVLVNDQPMDTKSFRRISGYVTQDDALFPLLTVEETLMFSALLRLHGGRKEAASKVRQLMKELGLEHVAASRIGWGSNNGISGGERRRVSIGVDLVHDPGVILIDEPTSGLDSASAFHVVSLLKTMVVNQGKTIVLTIHQPGFRILEIFDRIILLSNGTVMHNGSLHLLQQRLNSAGHCLPNHVNLLEFAIDVIGSLDGTPTSEALNIHPFPLQERHVCSHNLEGKLLIYPNSRLEEVVILGQRFCSNIFRTKQLFVTRVIQALVAGLVLGTIFLNVGREKGSIALQTQTGFFAFSLTFLLSSTTEGLPIFLQERRILMSETSKGAYRVSSYVIANTLIFLPFLFMVGLLYSTPVYWLVGLRRNIDGFLYFSLVVWMVLLMSNSVVACFSALVPNFIMGTSLISGLMGSFFLFSGYFISKDSIPSYWIFMHYSSLFKYPFECFIINEYGGEQGRRCIQIDKDGCNLFGDGFLRQQGLRETQKWSNLAVMFGFIIGYRVLCLLILWYRCCRNRN, from the coding sequence ATGGAATTGCCGGTGACAATGCCGGTTTCTGGTGGCCAGATAACAACACCATACAGAATTGAAACAAGAAATCTGGGCTACAAATTATGTACCCAATTTGATGAAATGAAGTTTGTGTGTTGTGCTACTTCAAGGAGGGTTCCAAGTTTCATTTTGAAGGATGTAAACTGTGAAGCAAGGCCTGTAGAGATCACTGCAATTGCTGGTCCTAGTGGGGCTGGAAAAACCACACTGCTAGAGATTCTTGCTGGGAAGATATCTCCAAAGAAAGTTTGTGGTCAAGTGCTGGTTAATGATCAGCCTATGGACACCAAAAGTTTTCGGAGAATATCGGGATATGTCACACAAGATGATGCCCTATTCCCATTACTTACAGTTGAAGAAACACTCATGTTTAGTGCTCTGCTAAGGCTTCATGGTGGGAGAAAAGAGGCTGCATCTAAAGTGAGACAGCTGATGAAGGAGCTTGGGTTGGAGCATGTTGCAGCTTCAAGAATTGGTTGGGGATCCAACAATGGGATTTCAGGTGGGGAAAGGCGCAGAGTTTCAATTGGAGTTGATTTAGTTCATGATCCAGGTGTGATTTTGATTGATGAACCAACTTCAGGTCTGGATTCTGCCTCAGCTTTCCATGTAGTGTCCTTGCTCAAAACTATGGTTGTCAATCAAGGCAAGACTATTGTTCTGACCATTCACCAACCTGGTTTTCGAATCCTAGAGATATTCGACCGCATTATTCTGCTTTCCAATGGCACGGTCATGCATAATGGATCATTGCATCTTCTCCAACAAAGACTCAATTCTGCTGGCCATTGCCTCCCCAACCATGTCAATCTGCTCGAATTCGCCATTGATGTTATCGGCAGCTTGGATGGTACACCAACTTCAGAAGCCTTGAACATCCATCCTTTCCCTTTGCAAGAAAGGCATGTATGCTCTCACAATTTGGAAGGAAAGCTTCTAATCTACCCAAATTCTCGACTCGAGGAAGTTGTTATACTAGGACAAAGATTTTGCAGCAACATATTTAGAACCAAGCAACTGTTTGTCACACGAGTCATACAAGCCTTGGTAGCTGGGTTGGTACTTGGGACCATTTTCTTAAATGTTGGCAGGGAAAAAGGGAGCATTGCCTTACAAACCCAAACTGGATTTTTTGCCTTCAGCCTCACTTTCTTGCTATCTTCCACAACAGAAGGCTTACCAATTTTCTTACAAGAGAGAAGAATTCTAATGAGTGAGACTTCCAAAGGAGCTTATAGAGTTTCCTCCTATGTTATAGCAAACACCCtcatatttcttccttttcttttcatggtTGGTCTTCTATATTCCACTCCAGTGTACTGGTTGGTTGGATTAAGGAGGAACATTGATGGATTTCTCTACTTCTCTCTGGTGGTCTGGATGGTTCTTCTGATGTCCAATTCTGTTGTGGCTTGTTTCAGTGCTCTCGTGCCAAACTTCATCATGGGAACTTCATTGATTTCAGGGCTCATGggatctttttttctcttttctgggTACTTCATATCGAAGGATAGCATACCAAGTTACTGGATTTTCATGCACTACTCAAGTCTTTTCAAGTACCCTTTTGAGTGTTTTATAATAAATGAGTATGGAGGCGAGCAGGGAAGAAGGTGCATACAAATTGACAAAGATGGATGCAATCTATTTGGGGATGGATTCTTAAGACAACAGGGTTTAAGGGAGACACAAAAGTGGAGCAATTTAGCTGTGATGTTTGGTTTCATAATTGGTTATAGAGTGCTTTGTCTTCTCATTCTGTGGTACAGATGCTGCAGAAACAGAAACTAG
- the LOC18779663 gene encoding putative serine/threonine-protein kinase, producing MTCFSFFFRKKAASSVTRTVELDEVVSGILNVTVYTYKELRIATENFREENKIGQGGFGSVYKGTLKNGTLAAIKVLSAESRQGSREFLTEIEVIADIEHDNLVKLYGCCAEGNHRILVYGYLENNSLAQTLLGGGHSSIQFSWSARCKICIGVARGLAFLHEEVQPHIIHRDIKASNILLDKDLSPKISDFGLAKFIAPNLTHVSTRVAGTAGYLAPEYAIRGQVTRKADVYSFGVLILEIICGRCNTNRRLPLKEQYLLPVVWEHHEREQLVELVDTALNGIFNVEEACRFLKIGLLCTQDMPKLRPSMSTVVEMLTGERDVNEEKISKPGLLSEFMDQTEGHRDKATARPSSCTVSASGRFINTSSSSENITTSFATMTFNSIYDRSN from the exons ATGActtgtttctctttcttttttaggaAGAAGGCAGCATCCTCAGTTACAAGGACTGTTGAACTTGATGAAG TGGTTTCAGGCATTTTAAATGTTACTGTGTACACTTACAAGGAACTGCGAATTGCCACTGAGAACTTtcgtgaagaaaataaaattggtcaGGGAGGCTTTGGCTCCGTGTACAAG GGCACACTTAAGAATGGCACTTTGGCAGCTATAAAGGTATTGTCAGCAGAGTCTAGGCAAGGGTCAAGGGAATTTTTGACAGAAATCGAGGTGATTGCAGACATTGAGCATGATAACCTGGTTAAGCTATATGGTTGCTGTGCAGAAGGCAATCATAGGATACTGGTTTATGGCTATCTCGAGAATAATAGCCTTGCACAAACACTTCTTG GTGGAGGCCACAGTAGTATCCAGTTTAGTTGGTCTGCAAGGTGTAAAATATGCATTGGTGTTGCAAGGGGGCTTGCTTTTCTCCATGAGGAAGTTCAGCCCCATATTATTCACAGAGACATTAAAGCTAGCAATATTCTCCTTGATAAAGACCTCTCaccaaaaatttcagatttcggTCTGGCAAAGTTTATTGCACCCAACTTAACTCATGTTAGCACTCGTGTTGCTGGAACAGC AGGTTACTTGGCACCTGAGTATGCCATACGAGGTCAAGTGACAAGGAAAGCAGACGTCTACAGTTTTGGTGTTCTGATCTTGGAAATTATTTGCGGGAGGTGCAACACAAACAGACGATTACCATTAAAAGAACAATATCTTCTTCCAGTG GTATGGGAACACCATGAGAGGGAGCAGCTGGTGGAGTTAGTAGACACAGCATTGAATGGAATATTCAATGTTGAGGAGGCTTGCAGATTCCTAAAGATTGGCCTTCTCTGCACTCAAGACATGCCCAAGCTCCGACCATCCATGTCTACTGTTGTTGAGATGCTGACAGGTGAAAGAGATGTGAATGAGGAGAAGATATCCAAACCAGGACTGCTTTCTGAATTCATGGATCAGACAGAAGGCCACAGGGATAAGGCCACTGCAAGACCTTCATCTTGCACAGTATCTGCCTCAGGGAGGTTTATCaatacatcatcatcatcagaaaACATAACTACTTCATTTGCCACAATGACCTTCAATTCTATATATGACCGAAGCAATTAG
- the LOC18780587 gene encoding uncharacterized protein At2g29880, whose amino-acid sequence MEESQRGNDKGKSKVSGGYKLWTLEESNELLQLMVDAANRGWRDSNGMLSKQTVEKKILPALNAKLGCERNHSQYLSRLKWFKQRYNIFSELMRHSSGFGWDPITKKFTASDEVWKDYIKSHPAHVNFQTDTFADYELLRIAIGNGTAIGRNSIALGDDTDARTLGVEESRRLGIDDLSYDDDNHAFIPNEVEAATFQDLSPKQPNSYVPTQGTNVELPLESNGQTKRNRTEYEGNTSSFETNTRADVLERVSLSIDSIATDFRGIHSLMEKKEKESGCWDAIMEIPNLDSQVRYKVVELLNTKAKKDMFWKMSPQERKDWIMYKLSE is encoded by the exons ATGGAAGAATCACAACGAGGAAATGACAAAGGAAAGAGCAAAGTTAGTGGAGGTTATAAATTGTGGACATTGGAAGAGAGCAATGAGTTGCTACAGCTCATGGTTGATGCCGCCAATCGTGGATGGCGTGATAGTAATGGAATGCTAAGTAAGCAAACAGTTGAGAAAAAGATACTCCCTGCTCTTAATGCAAAACTTGGATGTGAAAGGAATCATTCACAATACTTAAGCCGATTGAAATGGTTTAAGCAAcgatataatattttttctgAGCTTATGCGTCATAGCTCTGGGTTTGGGTGGGATCCAATCACAAAGAAGTTCACTGCTAGTGATGAAGTGTGGAAAGATTATATTAAG TCCCACCCGGCCCATGTCAACTTTCAGACAGACACTTTTGCTGACTATGAACTTCTGAGAATTGCAATTGGGAATGGAACTGCCATTGGAAGAAACTCAATTGCATTGGGAGATGATACGGATGCAAGAACATTAGGAGTGGAAGAAAGTAGACGTCTGGGAATAGATGACTTGAGTTATGACGATgataatcatgcattcataccAAATGAAGTTGAAGCTGCAACATTCCAAGATCTATCACCCAAACAACCTAATTCATATGTTCCCACTCAAGGCACGAATGTGGAGCTTCCCTTGGAAAGCAATGGtcagacaaaaagaaatagaactGAGTATGAGGGGAACACTAGCTCTTTTGAGACCAACACTCGAGCCGATGTTCTAGAAAGAGTTTCTCTTAGCATTGATTCAATTGCCACAGATTTTCGGGGAATCCATAGCCTTatggaaaaaaaggaaaaagagagtgGTTGTTGGGATGCTATCATGGAAATCCCAAACTTAGATAGTCAGGTTCGTTACAAAGTTGTTGAGTTGCTTAATACTAAAGCAAAAAAAGATATGTTCTGGAAAATGTCACCTCAGGAGCGCAAAGATTGGATAATGTATAAGTTGTCAGAATGA
- the LOC109948604 gene encoding multiple organellar RNA editing factor 8, chloroplastic/mitochondrial-like, with translation MAGCSFSFESLDGLLELKLSCLFLPRSGGTAYTREPFINGEAVPYDPKYHEEWIRNNSRANKRNRRNDRPRNYDRSRNFDRRRENMQNRDFQNRGQPPMPNQAGQNPGPNMPGPANNMRTPNNMGPPPPNAGPMPPHNNMGPNYSNVQQPNNWSGGQPNNNSNQIPHNYNQMPPPPPNYNQMPPNNMGGVPPNNMRGVPPNNMGGVSLPPNAGWGGPGQFQDN, from the exons ATGGCTGGATGCAGTTTTTCATTTGAAAGCCTTGATGGACTTTTGGAGCTGAAGCtttcatgtttgtttttgcCTAG ATCGGGTGGAACAGCCTATACTA gAGAACCTTTTATTAATGGTGAAGCAGTACCATATGATCCCAAGTACCATGAGGAATGGATAAGAAACAATAGCCGAGCAAACAAGAGAAACAGACGCAATGACAGACCTCGAAATTATGACAGATCAAGGAACTTTGATAGGAGGAGGGAAAATATGCAGAACCGAGATTTTCAGAATAGGGGTCAGCCTCCTATGCCTAATCAAGCTGGGCAAAATCCTGGGCCTAACATGCCTGGACCTGCCAACAACATGAGGACTCCCAACAATATGGGGCCCCCGCCCCCCAACGCGGGTCCAATGCCTCCCCACAACAACATGGGTCCAAACTACAGTAATGTGCAGCAGCCAAACAACTGGAGTGGTGGGCAGCCCAACAACAATAGCAATCAGATACCTCATAATTATAATCAGatgccgccaccaccacctaaCTACAATCAGATGCCCCCTAACAACATGGGAGGTGTACCGCCAAACAACATGAGAGGGGTGCCACCAAATAACATGGGAGGAGTGTCCCTACCGCCTAATGCAGGATGGGGGGGTCCTGGGCAATTCCAAGATAACTAA
- the LOC18779164 gene encoding multiple organellar RNA editing factor 8, chloroplastic/mitochondrial, which produces MATHFFSRSLPKTLAMSSFLSRSLSTATSAAFLSTAQSRSSLSLFHRLRPLAGFVASAGKLSPASVGCFSTNSTTSSLRDPNPNWSNRPPKETILLDGCDFEHWLVVMDPPEGDITRDEIIDSYIKTLAAVVGSEEEARMKIYSVSTRCYYAFGALVSEETSYKIKELPKVRWVLPDSYLDVKNKDYGGEPFINGEAVPYDPKYHEEWIRNNSRANERNRRNDRPRNYDRSRNFDRRRENMQNRDFQNRGQPPMPNQAGQNPGPNMPGPANNMRTPNNMGPPPPNTGPMPPHNMGPNYSNVQQPNNWSGGQPNNNSNQMPHNYNQMPPPPPNYNQMPPNNMGGVPPNNMRGMPPNNMGGVPPPPNNMGGPPPNAGWGSPGQYQDNYTPGRDDGGIPGTNRY; this is translated from the exons ATGGCGACCCATTTCTTCTCTCGCTCTcttcccaaaaccctagccatgAGCTCCTTCCTCTCTCGCTCTCTATCCACGGCCACCTCCGCTGCTTTCCTATCCACCGCCCAATCTcgctcttctctctctctgttccaCCGCCTTCGTCCCCTCGCTGGATTCGTCGCCTCCGCCGGTAAGCTCTCTCCTGCGTCCGTCGGGTGCTTCTCGACCAACTCGACGACGTCGTCGCTTAGAGATCCAAACCCTAACTGGTCGAACCGGCCTCCCAAGGAGACGATCCTCCTCGATGGGTGTGACTTTGAGCACTGGCTGGTCGTCATGGATCCGCCTGAGGGTGATATCACCAGGGATGAGATCATCGATAGCTACATCAAGACCCTAGCTGCGGTCGTCGGAAG TGAGGAAGAAGCAAGGATGAAGATCTACTCAGTTTCAACTAGGTGCTATTATGCATTTGGGGCACTTGTGTCTGAAGAGACTTCGTACAAAATCAAAG AATTGCCTAAAGTCCGGTGGGTACTTCCTGATTCTTACTTGGATGTTAAGAACAAAGATTATGGAG gCGAACCTTTTATTAATGGTGAAGCAGTACCATATGATCCCAAGTACCATGAGGAATGGATAAGAAACAATAGCCGAGCAAACGAGAGAAACAGACGCAATGACAGACCTCGAAATTATGACAGATCAAGGAACTTTGATAGGAGGAGGGAAAATATGCAGAACCGAGATTTTCAGAACAGGGGTCAGCCTCCTATGCCTAATCAAGCTGGGCAAAATCCTGGGCCTAACATGCCTGGACCTGCCAACAACATGAGGACTCCCAACAATATGGGCCCCCCGCCCCCCAACACGGGTCCAATGCCTCCCCACAACATGGGTCCAAACTACAGTAATGTGCAGCAGCCAAACAACTGGAGTGGTGGCCAGCCCAACAACAATAGCAATCAGATGCCTCATAATTATAATCAGATGCCGCCGCCACCGCCTAACTACAATCAGATGCCCCCCAACAACATGGGAGGTGTGCCACCAAACAACATGAGAGGGATGCCACCAAACAACATGGGAGGAGTGCCCCCACCACCAAATAACATGGGAGGTCCACCGCCTAATGCAGGATGGGGGAGTCCTGGGCAATACCAAGATAACTACACACCAGGCAGGGACGATGGAGGCATCCCCGGTACAAACCGTTACTGA
- the LOC18778209 gene encoding ABC transporter G family member 10 isoform X2 — MELPVTMPVSGGQITTPYRIETRNLGYKLCTQFDEMKFVCCATSRRVPSFILKDVNCEARPVEITAIAGPSGAGKTTLLEILAGKISPKKVCGQVLVNDQPMDTKSFRRISGYVTQDDALFPLLTVEETLMFSALLRLHGGRKEAASKVRQLMKELGLEHVAASRIGWGSNNGISGGERRRVSIGVDLVHDPGVILIDEPTSEIFDRIILLSNGTVMHNGSLHLLQQRLNSAGHCLPNHVNLLEFAIDVIGSLDGTPTSEALNIHPFPLQERHVCSHNLEGKLLIYPNSRLEEVVILGQRFCSNIFRTKQLFVTRVIQALVAGLVLGTIFLNVGREKGSIALQTQTGFFAFSLTFLLSSTTEGLPIFLQERRILMSETSKGAYRVSSYVIANTLIFLPFLFMVGLLYSTPVYWLVGLRRNIDGFLYFSLVVWMVLLMSNSVVACFSALVPNFIMGTSLISGLMGSFFLFSGYFISKDSIPSYWIFMHYSSLFKYPFECFIINEYGGEQGRRCIQIDKDGCNLFGDGFLRQQGLRETQKWSNLAVMFGFIIGYRVLCLLILWYRCCRNRN; from the exons ATGGAATTGCCGGTGACAATGCCGGTTTCTGGTGGCCAGATAACAACACCATACAGAATTGAAACAAGAAATCTGGGCTACAAATTATGTACCCAATTTGATGAAATGAAGTTTGTGTGTTGTGCTACTTCAAGGAGGGTTCCAAGTTTCATTTTGAAGGATGTAAACTGTGAAGCAAGGCCTGTAGAGATCACTGCAATTGCTGGTCCTAGTGGGGCTGGAAAAACCACACTGCTAGAGATTCTTGCTGGGAAGATATCTCCAAAGAAAGTTTGTGGTCAAGTGCTGGTTAATGATCAGCCTATGGACACCAAAAGTTTTCGGAGAATATCGGGATATGTCACACAAGATGATGCCCTATTCCCATTACTTACAGTTGAAGAAACACTCATGTTTAGTGCTCTGCTAAGGCTTCATGGTGGGAGAAAAGAGGCTGCATCTAAAGTGAGACAGCTGATGAAGGAGCTTGGGTTGGAGCATGTTGCAGCTTCAAGAATTGGTTGGGGATCCAACAATGGGATTTCAGGTGGGGAAAGGCGCAGAGTTTCAATTGGAGTTGATTTAGTTCATGATCCAGGTGTGATTTTGATTGATGAACCAACTTCAG AGATATTCGACCGCATTATTCTGCTTTCCAATGGCACGGTCATGCATAATGGATCATTGCATCTTCTCCAACAAAGACTCAATTCTGCTGGCCATTGCCTCCCCAACCATGTCAATCTGCTCGAATTCGCCATTGATGTTATCGGCAGCTTGGATGGTACACCAACTTCAGAAGCCTTGAACATCCATCCTTTCCCTTTGCAAGAAAGGCATGTATGCTCTCACAATTTGGAAGGAAAGCTTCTAATCTACCCAAATTCTCGACTCGAGGAAGTTGTTATACTAGGACAAAGATTTTGCAGCAACATATTTAGAACCAAGCAACTGTTTGTCACACGAGTCATACAAGCCTTGGTAGCTGGGTTGGTACTTGGGACCATTTTCTTAAATGTTGGCAGGGAAAAAGGGAGCATTGCCTTACAAACCCAAACTGGATTTTTTGCCTTCAGCCTCACTTTCTTGCTATCTTCCACAACAGAAGGCTTACCAATTTTCTTACAAGAGAGAAGAATTCTAATGAGTGAGACTTCCAAAGGAGCTTATAGAGTTTCCTCCTATGTTATAGCAAACACCCtcatatttcttccttttcttttcatggtTGGTCTTCTATATTCCACTCCAGTGTACTGGTTGGTTGGATTAAGGAGGAACATTGATGGATTTCTCTACTTCTCTCTGGTGGTCTGGATGGTTCTTCTGATGTCCAATTCTGTTGTGGCTTGTTTCAGTGCTCTCGTGCCAAACTTCATCATGGGAACTTCATTGATTTCAGGGCTCATGggatctttttttctcttttctgggTACTTCATATCGAAGGATAGCATACCAAGTTACTGGATTTTCATGCACTACTCAAGTCTTTTCAAGTACCCTTTTGAGTGTTTTATAATAAATGAGTATGGAGGCGAGCAGGGAAGAAGGTGCATACAAATTGACAAAGATGGATGCAATCTATTTGGGGATGGATTCTTAAGACAACAGGGTTTAAGGGAGACACAAAAGTGGAGCAATTTAGCTGTGATGTTTGGTTTCATAATTGGTTATAGAGTGCTTTGTCTTCTCATTCTGTGGTACAGATGCTGCAGAAACAGAAACTAG